The proteins below come from a single Streptococcus porcinus genomic window:
- a CDS encoding amino acid ABC transporter ATP-binding protein, with protein sequence MSNPIIEIKHLKKSYGNHQVLKDISLSVNKGEVISIIGSSGSGKSTLLRSINLLEEPTDGQVLFHGKNVLADDYNLTHYREKLGMVFQSFNLFENLNVLENAIVAQTTVLKRSRSEAEKIAKENLNSVGMTEQYWKAKPKQLSGGQKQRVAIARALSVNPEAMLFDEPTSALDPEMVGEVLKTMQDLAKSGLTMIIVTHEMDFAQEVSNRVIFMDKGVIAEEGTPQDIFENPKQDRTKEFLQRFLK encoded by the coding sequence ATGTCTAATCCTATTATTGAAATCAAACATTTGAAAAAATCATACGGGAATCATCAAGTCTTAAAAGATATTTCCCTATCTGTAAATAAAGGCGAAGTCATCTCAATTATTGGTTCATCAGGGTCAGGCAAATCAACCCTATTACGATCTATAAACCTCCTTGAAGAACCAACTGATGGGCAAGTCTTATTCCATGGAAAAAATGTCCTCGCTGATGATTATAATTTGACTCATTATCGTGAAAAACTGGGTATGGTTTTTCAATCCTTTAACCTTTTTGAAAATCTTAATGTCCTTGAAAATGCAATCGTTGCTCAAACTACAGTCTTAAAAAGAAGTCGTTCAGAAGCAGAAAAGATAGCTAAAGAAAACCTTAATTCAGTCGGAATGACCGAGCAATATTGGAAGGCAAAACCAAAACAACTGTCTGGTGGCCAAAAACAACGTGTCGCTATCGCTCGCGCTCTTTCAGTAAATCCTGAAGCTATGCTATTTGACGAACCTACTTCTGCTTTAGATCCTGAGATGGTAGGTGAAGTTTTAAAAACTATGCAAGACCTTGCAAAATCAGGACTTACAATGATCATCGTAACCCATGAAATGGATTTTGCTCAAGAAGTTTCAAATCGCGTTATTTTTATGGATAAAGGTGTCATCGCCGAAGAAGGAACCCCTCAAGATATTTTTGAAAATCCTAAACAAGATCGTACAAAAGAATTCTTACAACGTTTTCTAAAATAA
- a CDS encoding helix-turn-helix domain-containing protein encodes MKYNYNFKLNAVNMYRSGQWIETPVGIGQKNFRKRIVRWSKTAEIHGFDFLKHSKSSKNRTVEERYELVARVFSGESQSSVAINAGIDTGLLSKWVQIYKIKGYEGLNLKRGHRRKKEPPMTKKYKPADLTPTEREELIRLRAETAYLKTENEAIKKLIALRHKKEAALLKAKKRQSSRNLKKKDIT; translated from the coding sequence ATGAAATATAATTATAATTTTAAATTAAATGCAGTAAACATGTATCGTTCAGGTCAGTGGATAGAGACTCCAGTTGGTATCGGGCAAAAAAACTTTAGAAAAAGAATTGTCCGATGGTCAAAAACTGCGGAAATACATGGTTTTGATTTTCTAAAACATTCAAAATCATCTAAAAATCGTACAGTTGAAGAAAGATATGAGCTAGTTGCACGTGTCTTCTCTGGAGAATCTCAAAGTAGTGTTGCAATTAACGCGGGTATTGATACTGGACTATTGTCTAAATGGGTTCAAATATATAAAATAAAAGGGTATGAAGGATTGAATCTTAAAAGAGGTCACCGAAGGAAAAAGGAACCGCCTATGACTAAAAAATATAAGCCAGCTGATTTAACGCCTACAGAAAGAGAAGAATTAATAAGATTAAGAGCTGAAACAGCCTATTTAAAAACAGAAAATGAAGCAATAAAAAAATTAATCGCCTTGAGACACAAAAAGGAAGCTGCGCTACTCAAGGCGAAAAAGCGGCAATCGTCAAGGAACTTAAAGAAAAAGGATATCACATAA
- a CDS encoding IS3 family transposase has product MKYLLKAVNLAKSTYYFEIGKIDAVALRNEELLNEIKSIFESNKSRYGVRRVYQELINRGYKVNHKRVQRLMHKEGLLGKRPKEKYHSYKGEVGKIADNIIARNFSTTAPLQKWTTDVSQFNFSWGKCYISPVLDMNTNEIISYDLSMSPNLEQISRMLDRAFNKFPSVDGLIFHSDQGWQYQHPYFRNTLHQHGIVQSMSRKGNCYDNCIMETFFGRLKNEMYYGYEKDYSSFEEFSRAVEKYIDYYNNKRIQAKTKWMPPVQYRITSMRSA; this is encoded by the coding sequence ATAAAATATCTTCTCAAAGCAGTAAACCTAGCCAAATCAACTTATTATTTCGAGATTGGCAAGATAGATGCTGTTGCTTTAAGAAACGAAGAGTTACTTAACGAAATCAAAAGTATTTTTGAGTCAAATAAAAGTAGATATGGCGTTAGACGAGTCTATCAAGAACTGATTAATCGTGGATACAAGGTGAACCATAAGAGAGTTCAACGTCTCATGCATAAAGAAGGTTTATTAGGCAAACGTCCAAAGGAAAAATACCATTCCTATAAAGGTGAGGTAGGAAAGATTGCCGACAATATTATTGCTAGAAACTTTAGCACAACTGCGCCTTTACAAAAGTGGACAACAGATGTCTCTCAGTTTAATTTTTCATGGGGAAAGTGTTATATATCGCCAGTTTTAGACATGAACACAAATGAAATCATATCATATGATTTATCTATGAGTCCTAATCTTGAACAGATAAGTAGAATGCTCGATAGAGCTTTCAATAAATTTCCATCAGTAGATGGTCTTATATTTCATTCTGATCAAGGTTGGCAGTACCAACATCCTTATTTTAGAAATACATTACACCAACATGGTATTGTCCAGTCTATGTCACGGAAAGGGAACTGCTACGATAATTGTATAATGGAGACATTTTTTGGAAGGTTAAAAAATGAGATGTATTATGGCTATGAGAAAGACTATTCTTCATTTGAAGAATTCTCAAGAGCTGTTGAGAAATATATTGATTATTACAATAACAAAAGAATTCAGGCAAAAACAAAATGGATGCCTCCTGTACAATACAGGATAACATCCATGCGTTCCGCCTAG
- a CDS encoding putative metal homeostasis protein: protein MAEKTDLASAYRRLKSPNIKTKKRALKIIHEYKRSGKK, encoded by the coding sequence ATGGCCGAAAAAACTGACTTGGCGTCAGCTTACCGCAGACTAAAAAGTCCTAATATTAAAACAAAAAAACGTGCTTTGAAAATTATTCATGAGTACAAGAGATCTGGTAAAAAATAA
- a CDS encoding SPFH domain-containing protein encodes MLVLGPVVFLIICIIVIISILASALYVVKQQTVAIIERFGKYQTTSQSGIHLRMPFGIDKIAARVQLRLLQTEIVVETKTKDNVFVTLNIATQYRVNENNVTDAYYKLMRPEAQIKSYIEDALRSSVPKLTLDELFEKKDEIALEVQHQVAEEMSTYGYIIVKTLITKVEPDAEVKQSMNEINAAQRKRVAAQELAEADKIKIVTAASAEAEKDRLHGVGIAQQRKAIVDGLAESIQELKEANISLNEEQIMSILLTNQYLDTLNTFASRGNQTLFLPNTPNGVDDIRAQVLSALKVK; translated from the coding sequence ATGTTAGTGTTAGGTCCAGTCGTGTTTTTAATTATCTGTATTATTGTCATTATATCTATTCTTGCGAGTGCTTTGTACGTTGTCAAACAACAGACGGTAGCCATTATTGAGCGTTTTGGGAAATACCAAACAACTTCACAAAGTGGTATTCACCTTAGAATGCCCTTTGGAATTGATAAGATTGCTGCACGTGTCCAGTTAAGATTACTACAAACAGAGATTGTAGTTGAAACCAAAACAAAAGATAATGTTTTCGTTACATTGAACATTGCTACTCAATACCGTGTTAATGAAAATAATGTTACTGATGCTTACTATAAATTGATGAGACCTGAAGCACAAATTAAATCATACATTGAAGATGCTTTGCGTTCATCTGTTCCTAAATTAACTCTCGATGAACTCTTTGAGAAAAAGGATGAAATTGCACTTGAAGTTCAACATCAAGTAGCAGAAGAAATGTCAACTTATGGTTATATTATTGTTAAAACTTTGATTACTAAAGTTGAACCTGATGCTGAAGTTAAACAATCAATGAATGAAATTAATGCTGCTCAACGTAAACGTGTTGCTGCTCAAGAATTAGCAGAAGCTGATAAGATTAAGATTGTTACAGCAGCATCTGCAGAAGCTGAGAAAGATCGCTTGCACGGTGTAGGTATTGCACAACAACGAAAAGCAATTGTAGATGGTTTAGCAGAATCTATTCAAGAATTAAAAGAAGCAAATATTAGTTTAAACGAGGAACAAATTATGTCAATTTTATTGACAAATCAATACCTTGATACCCTAAATACATTTGCTTCTAGAGGCAATCAAACTTTATTCTTACCTAATACCCCAAATGGAGTTGATGATATTCGGGCACAAGTCTTATCAGCTCTGAAAGTTAAATAA
- a CDS encoding DAK2 domain-containing protein: MSNITASLFQEMVQAAATRLGKQAEYVNSLNVFPVPDGDTGTNMGMTMDNGAKEVASKPAETVGEVGQILSKGLLMGARGNSGVITSQIFRGFGQSIKGKVELDGQDLAQAFQAGVEVAYKAVMKPVEGTILTVSRGAASAALKKAESTNDAIEVMSAALKGAKKALAKTPDLLPVLKEVGVVDSGGQGLVFIYEGFLSALNGDYIASEDFKATPANMSEMINAEHHKAVVGHVATEDITYGYCTEIMVALRQGPTYVKEFNYEEFQGYLSNLGDSLMVVNDDEIVKVHVHTEDPGLVMQEGLKYGSLIKIKVDNMRNQHDAQVEKTNTVRPKTEMKEFGLIAVVAGQGLADIFTAQGVDYIISGGQTMNPSTEDIVKAIEAVNAKQVILLPNNKNIFMAAQSAADVVDIPAVVIESKTVPQGLTSLLAFDASKSLDENFSAMSASLNDVTSGSLTLAVRDTTIDGLEIHENDYLGMVNGQILVSDANLESAMKSTFDQMIEEDSEIVTIFIGEEGNTALAEDLADYLEEKYEDIEVEIHQGDQPVYPYIMSVE, encoded by the coding sequence GTGTCAAATATTACAGCAAGCTTGTTCCAAGAAATGGTTCAAGCCGCGGCAACGCGTCTAGGCAAACAAGCAGAATATGTTAATTCTTTAAATGTCTTTCCTGTTCCAGATGGAGATACTGGGACAAATATGGGAATGACCATGGATAATGGAGCAAAGGAAGTTGCTAGCAAGCCCGCAGAAACTGTAGGTGAAGTTGGTCAAATCCTTTCCAAAGGTCTATTAATGGGAGCTCGTGGTAATTCTGGGGTTATCACATCGCAAATTTTCCGTGGTTTTGGTCAGAGCATTAAAGGCAAGGTTGAGTTGGATGGGCAAGATTTAGCACAAGCTTTTCAAGCAGGTGTTGAAGTAGCGTATAAGGCTGTGATGAAGCCAGTTGAAGGGACAATTTTAACCGTTTCACGGGGTGCTGCAAGCGCTGCTTTGAAAAAAGCTGAGTCTACTAATGATGCTATTGAAGTTATGAGCGCTGCCCTTAAAGGGGCTAAAAAAGCATTAGCAAAAACACCTGATCTACTACCAGTTTTAAAAGAAGTTGGTGTTGTTGACTCGGGTGGTCAAGGCTTAGTTTTCATATATGAAGGTTTCTTGTCTGCCTTAAATGGTGATTATATTGCTTCTGAAGACTTTAAAGCGACACCAGCAAATATGTCTGAGATGATTAACGCCGAGCACCATAAGGCAGTTGTTGGACATGTTGCCACAGAAGATATTACATATGGTTATTGTACTGAAATCATGGTTGCTTTACGTCAAGGGCCAACTTACGTTAAAGAATTCAATTATGAAGAATTTCAAGGCTATTTAAGCAATCTTGGTGATTCTTTGATGGTCGTTAATGATGATGAGATTGTTAAGGTTCACGTCCATACCGAAGATCCTGGACTTGTGATGCAAGAAGGGCTAAAATATGGCTCTTTGATCAAAATTAAAGTCGACAATATGCGTAATCAGCATGATGCTCAAGTTGAGAAAACAAATACAGTACGTCCTAAGACTGAGATGAAAGAGTTTGGTTTGATTGCTGTTGTAGCGGGACAAGGTTTAGCAGACATCTTTACTGCACAAGGAGTTGATTACATTATTTCTGGTGGACAAACTATGAATCCGTCTACTGAAGATATTGTGAAAGCTATTGAAGCTGTTAATGCAAAACAAGTTATTCTTTTACCAAATAACAAGAATATCTTCATGGCTGCTCAATCTGCAGCAGATGTGGTTGATATTCCCGCAGTAGTCATTGAAAGTAAAACAGTTCCACAAGGATTAACGAGCTTATTAGCCTTTGACGCTTCTAAATCATTAGACGAGAATTTTTCAGCAATGTCAGCTAGCTTAAATGATGTTACAAGCGGAAGCTTAACTTTAGCAGTCAGAGATACAACGATTGATGGCTTAGAGATTCATGAAAACGACTATCTAGGTATGGTTAATGGTCAGATTTTAGTATCTGATGCTAACCTTGAGTCAGCTATGAAGTCAACCTTTGATCAGATGATCGAAGAAGATAGTGAGATTGTAACTATCTTTATTGGTGAAGAGGGTAATACAGCACTTGCTGAAGATTTGGCAGATTATTTAGAAGAGAAATATGAAGATATTGAAGTTGAAATTCACCAAGGTGATCAGCCAGTTTATCCTTATATAATGAGTGTTGAATAA
- a CDS encoding Asp23/Gls24 family envelope stress response protein: MTVKINTNDGLIELSDDVIATVVGGSATEIFGVVGMASKSAIKDNFQSLLRKENYAKGVVVKSTDLGISVDVYTVMSYGVKISEVSKNIQERVKFNLESQLGLTADMVNVYVQNIKVVGEN, encoded by the coding sequence ATGACTGTAAAAATTAATACAAATGATGGTCTAATTGAACTATCTGACGACGTTATTGCAACTGTTGTTGGTGGTTCTGCAACGGAAATTTTTGGCGTTGTAGGTATGGCAAGTAAAAGTGCTATAAAAGACAATTTTCAATCGCTACTTCGCAAGGAAAACTATGCCAAAGGCGTAGTTGTGAAATCTACAGATTTGGGTATTTCTGTTGATGTCTACACTGTGATGAGTTATGGTGTAAAGATTAGTGAAGTTTCTAAGAATATCCAAGAACGCGTTAAATTTAATCTTGAAAGCCAACTTGGTTTAACAGCCGATATGGTTAACGTGTATGTGCAGAATATTAAGGTTGTAGGAGAAAACTAG
- the rpmB gene encoding 50S ribosomal protein L28, which translates to MAKVCYFTGRKTVSGNNRSHAMNQTKRTVKPNLQKVTIMVNGKPKKVWASARALKSGQVERV; encoded by the coding sequence ATGGCAAAAGTATGTTATTTCACAGGTCGTAAGACTGTATCTGGTAATAACCGTTCACACGCTATGAATCAAACAAAACGTACAGTTAAACCAAATCTTCAAAAAGTTACTATTATGGTTAATGGTAAACCTAAAAAAGTTTGGGCTTCAGCTCGTGCGCTTAAGTCAGGTCAAGTTGAACGTGTATAG
- a CDS encoding serine hydrolase domain-containing protein — protein sequence MNDENLNHLFQNFVARHKLPRAIISLQKGNGEDIAQFQHGEITKDSLFLLASVTKLWITTLVLQLIDSKKLDYDNIVTDFIPKEKLINLHHILGNDQTEFITIKDLLFQRSGLANIFYEEPISLRKRIANEDFSYDLEDMITWVGELEGHFVPGSQQAYYADINFMLLGVIIESIYKLSLDDCVDRYIMEPLGLKHSYIVSSEYGKIPPLFTGKEYIERPKIVASGQGAGGGISTTEDLMVFIRAFIEGKLFSKKHWQDIQEYYPLQGDYAPVEYGGGHMKISMGQFNKENRLSFIGHSGISGAFAFYCPQLDIYLTGTTDNVGKSELCIQLIYLMLFELEKTYRKLS from the coding sequence GTGAATGACGAAAATTTAAATCACCTTTTTCAAAATTTTGTTGCAAGGCATAAATTACCAAGAGCTATTATTTCACTTCAAAAAGGGAATGGGGAAGACATTGCCCAATTCCAACATGGCGAAATAACTAAAGACAGTCTATTTCTATTGGCTAGTGTTACCAAACTTTGGATAACGACACTAGTTTTACAACTGATTGATTCTAAAAAATTAGATTATGACAATATTGTAACCGATTTCATACCAAAAGAAAAGCTTATTAATCTTCACCATATCCTAGGCAATGATCAGACTGAATTTATTACCATTAAAGATCTCCTCTTTCAACGAAGTGGACTAGCTAATATATTTTATGAAGAACCAATTTCACTTAGGAAACGTATTGCTAATGAGGATTTCTCTTACGATTTAGAAGATATGATTACGTGGGTGGGAGAATTGGAGGGGCATTTTGTTCCCGGTAGCCAACAAGCCTATTATGCAGATATTAATTTTATGCTTTTAGGTGTCATTATTGAGTCTATTTATAAGCTTTCTTTAGATGACTGTGTGGATCGTTATATTATGGAGCCTTTAGGATTAAAACATAGTTACATTGTCAGTAGTGAATACGGAAAGATTCCTCCTCTTTTTACAGGAAAAGAATATATAGAAAGACCGAAAATTGTAGCCAGTGGACAAGGGGCTGGAGGGGGGATTTCGACTACAGAAGACTTGATGGTTTTTATCAGAGCATTTATAGAAGGAAAATTGTTTAGTAAAAAGCATTGGCAAGACATTCAAGAGTATTACCCTCTTCAGGGAGATTATGCACCTGTTGAATATGGTGGTGGTCACATGAAAATATCAATGGGACAATTTAATAAAGAAAATCGCTTGAGTTTCATAGGGCATTCAGGTATCTCAGGAGCTTTCGCATTTTATTGCCCTCAACTAGATATTTATCTAACTGGTACAACGGATAATGTTGGGAAATCAGAGTTATGTATCCAATTAATCTATTTAATGTTGTTTGAACTAGAAAAAACATATAGGAAGTTAAGTTGA
- a CDS encoding LysR family transcriptional regulator: protein MDIRQLSYFLTIAKTQNYSHASKILFVSQPALKQSVSKIEEEFNTPLFVYKNHRLNLTDTGRILVERGEPIVKAFNELIFDLQNANEPKRQEIRVGVTFLTMLQYMDQISRFIRKNPNIDLRIIQEGSMKLQELLVQEKIDIGILSFPQIEHDIIIDPVAVNHSSYSASLVVPKEHPLANKEKITFKDLKGYNIASLSDHFALGEFTKKRCREFGFSNQVILTHDDFEILLHSLDKLDAITILPRELEDLSPVENLIWIPIHDVNSLYKQGLAYRKNMSTNTDVISKFIDAIKH from the coding sequence ATGGACATCAGACAACTTTCCTATTTTTTGACAATTGCTAAAACGCAAAATTACTCTCATGCATCAAAAATTTTATTTGTATCACAACCTGCCCTAAAACAATCTGTCTCTAAGATAGAGGAAGAATTTAATACACCATTATTCGTTTATAAGAATCACCGATTGAATTTAACAGATACAGGCCGTATTTTAGTTGAGCGTGGCGAACCAATTGTAAAAGCTTTTAACGAACTTATCTTTGATTTACAAAATGCTAATGAGCCTAAACGTCAAGAAATTAGGGTGGGTGTCACTTTTTTAACCATGTTACAATATATGGATCAAATTTCTCGTTTCATCAGGAAAAATCCTAATATTGATTTAAGAATTATCCAAGAGGGGTCCATGAAATTACAAGAACTTCTCGTTCAAGAAAAAATTGACATTGGTATCCTATCTTTCCCACAAATTGAACATGATATTATCATTGATCCTGTTGCTGTTAATCACTCTTCCTATTCAGCATCATTAGTTGTGCCAAAAGAGCATCCTTTGGCTAACAAAGAAAAAATTACATTTAAAGATTTAAAAGGTTATAATATTGCTAGTCTAAGTGATCATTTTGCATTAGGTGAATTTACCAAAAAACGTTGTCGAGAATTTGGCTTTAGTAATCAGGTAATTCTCACACACGATGATTTTGAAATTCTTTTACATAGCTTGGATAAGCTAGATGCAATTACTATATTACCTAGAGAGCTAGAGGATCTCAGCCCTGTGGAAAATCTTATTTGGATTCCAATTCATGATGTCAATAGTTTATATAAACAAGGATTAGCATATCGTAAAAATATGTCAACTAATACAGATGTTATTAGTAAATTTATTGACGCTATTAAGCATTAA
- the buk gene encoding butyrate kinase has product MTKIIAINPGATSTKVAMYEDKELIWKEEITYTSQELEVFKKVFDQFELRLKDIEALFDKHDVTKIDVAVGRGGLIGPVKPGAILVNDELVNHLEYHPVLEHPSNMGANLAKALMGKYGENKPAYIYDPVTVDSMRDVSRITGLKGVERTSTGHHLNMRAVARKVAEDLGKSYDELNLVIAHVGGGASASGHEHGQIVDFISDDEIMFSAERSGGIPIKAMVEVIKKIGLDQFNYLVRKKAGLQSLCNTADLREVEKRIEEGDKEASLVFDALALGIAKTLAALAVSVSGSIDMVCITGGMAYSEALCQKVAEKTAFIGPFKAYPGEFELEALAFGGLRVVNKEEDYHVLEFTAKS; this is encoded by the coding sequence ATGACAAAAATAATTGCTATTAATCCAGGGGCGACATCAACCAAAGTGGCTATGTATGAAGATAAAGAGCTAATTTGGAAAGAAGAAATTACATATACTAGTCAGGAACTAGAAGTTTTCAAGAAAGTATTTGATCAGTTTGAGCTACGCTTGAAAGATATTGAAGCGTTATTTGACAAACATGACGTAACTAAGATTGATGTAGCTGTCGGCCGTGGCGGTTTAATTGGTCCTGTCAAGCCGGGGGCAATTCTTGTAAATGATGAACTTGTTAACCATTTAGAATATCATCCTGTTTTAGAGCACCCATCAAATATGGGAGCAAACTTAGCGAAAGCATTGATGGGAAAATATGGAGAGAATAAACCTGCCTATATCTATGATCCAGTAACCGTTGATTCAATGCGAGATGTTTCTCGCATAACAGGACTGAAAGGCGTTGAGAGGACATCAACTGGACATCATTTAAACATGAGAGCTGTGGCTCGAAAAGTGGCAGAGGATCTAGGAAAGTCTTATGATGAGCTTAATCTTGTTATTGCTCATGTTGGAGGAGGCGCTAGTGCAAGTGGACATGAACATGGACAGATTGTTGACTTTATTTCGGACGATGAAATCATGTTTTCAGCAGAACGTTCAGGTGGCATACCAATTAAAGCGATGGTTGAAGTGATTAAAAAGATCGGCCTTGACCAATTTAACTATTTAGTCAGAAAAAAAGCTGGATTACAATCATTATGTAATACAGCTGATTTAAGAGAAGTTGAGAAGAGAATTGAGGAAGGCGATAAAGAGGCTTCACTAGTCTTTGATGCTTTAGCATTAGGGATTGCTAAAACTTTAGCTGCCTTAGCGGTAAGTGTTAGTGGCTCGATTGATATGGTCTGTATAACAGGAGGTATGGCTTATTCAGAAGCTTTATGTCAAAAAGTTGCCGAGAAAACGGCATTTATTGGCCCTTTTAAGGCATATCCTGGTGAATTCGAGCTTGAAGCTTTAGCCTTTGGCGGTCTTCGCGTCGTAAATAAGGAAGAAGACTACCATGTCTTAGAATTTACCGCTAAAAGTTAA
- a CDS encoding phosphate acyltransferase, which translates to MSLLIDKLFEARPEIKNVDNPINLVAIKAADDEVLACIERAVREKRVFAYLIDDQVTLEEKLQGFTIPKDAYEIVAVGDDQEAAFKGVELVRKGKGDAILKGHISTGKVLKEVVNKETGIRKADTLSHVAVLSMPTLNRLIAITDGGLVLQPDKDTAKTVIENAVGVMASLKLSHLKVALLSAAENLIPKLPSSVLESELAKDYSSKTGFTVEGPLSIDLSLSPESVKEKNYTGKIQGDADILFAPDIVTGNITSKSLTLFGGSEMAGLIIGAKVPVIITSRSSSFEEKYASLLLSQIMMTKDRE; encoded by the coding sequence ATGTCGTTATTAATTGATAAATTATTTGAAGCTCGGCCTGAAATAAAAAATGTTGATAATCCTATTAATCTTGTGGCAATAAAGGCAGCGGATGATGAAGTTTTAGCTTGTATTGAACGTGCAGTAAGAGAAAAAAGAGTTTTTGCTTACTTAATTGATGATCAAGTTACCTTAGAAGAAAAATTACAAGGGTTTACTATTCCAAAAGATGCTTATGAGATTGTTGCGGTCGGTGATGATCAAGAAGCAGCTTTTAAGGGTGTTGAGCTTGTTCGAAAGGGTAAAGGCGATGCTATCTTAAAGGGACATATTTCAACAGGTAAAGTTTTAAAAGAAGTTGTTAACAAGGAAACAGGTATTCGTAAAGCAGATACTCTGTCACACGTTGCTGTTTTATCAATGCCTACTTTGAATAGATTGATTGCGATAACAGATGGGGGACTTGTTTTACAACCTGACAAAGACACTGCCAAAACAGTTATTGAAAATGCTGTTGGGGTTATGGCTTCACTTAAGCTTTCTCATCTAAAAGTTGCCCTCTTATCAGCAGCTGAAAATCTGATTCCCAAATTGCCTTCCTCAGTATTGGAGTCTGAATTGGCTAAAGACTACAGTAGTAAGACAGGTTTTACAGTTGAAGGGCCACTCTCGATTGATTTATCTCTCTCACCAGAAAGCGTAAAGGAAAAAAACTATACAGGTAAGATTCAAGGCGATGCTGATATCTTGTTTGCTCCAGATATTGTGACAGGGAATATTACATCTAAATCTCTAACTCTTTTCGGTGGATCCGAGATGGCAGGCTTAATTATAGGAGCTAAGGTTCCAGTAATTATAACTTCTCGTAGTTCTAGCTTTGAAGAGAAGTATGCATCACTTTTATTATCACAAATCATGATGACAAAGGATAGAGAGTAG
- a CDS encoding PTS transporter subunit IIC — protein sequence MENKLTAKAFTMNVLNGIALGAVVVLIPGALLSELVKSLVPSLPFLKPLVWGLGMSNSVMGLVCGVMVGMNFKFNPIQSASLGLATLFASGAISAKNGMIMMQGTGDIINMMITAAIGAGFILLVGNSLKAYTILVIPPLMMLVVGLIGRFLLPYVSMITKLIGIGVAQLLTLQPLIMCILLAIVFGFLIVTPITTVGIALAISLTGIGSGAANVGICATGFGFAILGWSVNTHGTAIAHFIGSPKISMPVWVKNPKTLLPIICSAAACGILAYLFNIKGTPMSAGFGFSGLVGPINHLNLVKGGWSAMNILSALLVFIGGPVAFGFLFKHLFMNVLHLVKPEDYKLDI from the coding sequence ATGGAAAATAAATTAACAGCAAAAGCATTCACCATGAATGTTTTAAATGGAATTGCGCTTGGAGCGGTAGTTGTGCTCATTCCGGGAGCCTTACTTTCCGAATTAGTGAAATCACTAGTACCTTCATTACCCTTTTTAAAGCCATTAGTATGGGGACTAGGTATGTCCAACTCAGTAATGGGCTTGGTTTGTGGTGTCATGGTTGGTATGAATTTTAAATTCAATCCCATACAATCAGCATCTCTTGGTTTAGCAACACTTTTTGCCTCAGGTGCTATTTCAGCCAAGAATGGCATGATTATGATGCAGGGTACTGGGGACATCATTAACATGATGATTACTGCTGCTATTGGAGCAGGTTTTATCTTGTTAGTGGGAAATAGTTTGAAAGCTTATACTATTTTAGTTATTCCGCCACTTATGATGTTAGTAGTTGGTTTGATTGGACGTTTTCTCCTTCCCTATGTCTCAATGATTACGAAGCTGATTGGTATAGGAGTTGCCCAATTGCTCACTTTACAACCACTGATTATGTGTATCTTGTTGGCGATTGTTTTTGGTTTCTTAATTGTTACTCCTATCACAACAGTAGGGATTGCCCTTGCTATATCACTAACTGGAATAGGTTCAGGTGCTGCAAATGTAGGTATCTGTGCAACAGGATTTGGCTTTGCTATTCTTGGTTGGAGTGTTAATACCCATGGCACAGCAATTGCCCATTTCATTGGCTCTCCAAAGATTTCAATGCCTGTTTGGGTTAAGAATCCTAAAACCTTATTACCTATTATATGCTCAGCAGCTGCTTGTGGAATACTGGCTTACCTCTTTAATATCAAAGGTACACCGATGAGTGCTGGATTTGGTTTTAGTGGTTTAGTAGGTCCAATTAACCATTTAAATCTTGTAAAGGGCGGCTGGTCAGCAATGAATATTTTGAGTGCTTTATTAGTCTTTATTGGTGGTCCAGTAGCATTTGGTTTTTTATTTAAACATCTCTTTATGAATGTTCTACATCTAGTAAAACCAGAAGACTATAAACTTGATATTTAG